From Pagrus major chromosome 2, Pma_NU_1.0, one genomic window encodes:
- the LOC141008164 gene encoding multidrug and toxin extrusion protein 1-like — MESSGQGSHPPSSSWSECFVIRRIRMMIPVGFKTEIKELCKLAGPVMLSQLLIFGLSLISTVFCGHLGRIELAGVSLAIAVINVTGISVGIGLAAACDTLVSQTFGSNNLLGVGVVLQRAVLILLLACFPCWAILINTEPILLAVKQEPAVARLAQLYVKIFMPALPAAFMYSLLARYLQNQGIIWPQVITGVVVNILNALINYIFLYQLNLGVAGSAVANGLSEFCMAGILYAYILWKGLHKATWGGWSKECLQDWSSFIHLAIPSMVMLCVEWWIYEIGGFLAGLISEVELGAQSIVYQMGSIAFMFPLGFSIAGTVKVGNALGAGDTEQAKLSAKLSTFCAVSASVCLSIAIGSLKDHISYVFTYDEQIRERVADVITLYAPFVLLEAAGVALGGIIRGAGKQTVGAVCNIVGYYGIGFPIGVSLMFAAKLGIMGLWTGLFTCVFLQCTFLIFYVTRLNWKTVTDEAQIRAGVHGVSKDTSPQPDDEGYSLDQTDTLDLAETEHGSAENPAKKQLSDRELVLRRGLALAVMLFVLAVGIIINLLITNLVT, encoded by the exons ATGGAGAGCAGCGGACAGGGCTCAcatcctccttcttcttcatggAGTGAATGTTTTGTTATAAGGCGGATCCGCATGATGATCCCTGTCGGTTTCAAGACAGAAATTAAAGAGTTGTGTAAACTGGCCGGACCAGTG ATGTTGTCCCAGCTCTTGATTTTTGGACTGAGTTTAATTAGTACTGTTTTCTGTGGCCATCTGGGGCGGATCGAGCTGGCAGGAGTGTCTTTGGCCATAGCA GTTATTAATGTTACAGGTATATCTGTTGGAATTGGCTTGGCAGCAGCATGTGATACTCTAGTTTCTCAG ACCTTTGGGAGCAATAACCTCCTCGGAGTTGGGGTCGTTCTGCAGCGGGCGGTCCTCATTTTGTTACTGGCATGTTTTCCCTGCTGGGCGATCCTCATTAACACAGAACCCATTCTGCTGGCTGTCAAACAGGAACCAGCGGTGGCCAG GTTGGCTCAGCTGTATGTGAAGATCTTTATGCCAGCGCTTCCT GCTGCATTCATGTATTCATTACTCGCAAGATACCTGCAAAACCAG GGCATCATATGGCCTCAGGTAATCACAGGCGTTGTGGTTAATATTCTTAACGCACTTATCAACTACATTTTCCTTTACCAGTTAAATCTGGGAGTAGC AGGTTCTGCAGTTGCCAACGGCCTTTCCGAGTTCTGCATGGCAGGAATTCTCTACGCTTATATCCTTTGGAAAGGTCTTCATAAGGCCACATGGGGAG GCTGGTCTAAAGAGTGCCTGCAGGACTGGAGCTCATTCATTCACTTGGCCATCCCCAGCATGGTCATGTTATGCGTTGAGTGGTGGATATATGAGATCGGAGGTTTTCTGGCAG GTCTAATCAGTGAGGTGGAACTTGGAGCTCAGTCAATTGTATACCAGATGGGATCTATTGCATTCATG TTTCCTTTGGGTTTTAGTATAGCAGGAACAGTAAAAGTTGGAAATGCCTTGGGAGCTGGAGACACTGAGCAGGCCAAGCTGTCTGCTAAACTGTCAACATTCTGTGCAG TGTCGGCCTCTGTATGCTTGTCGATTGCAATTGGAAGCCTGAAAGACCATATCTCTTATGTCTTTACATATGATGA ACAAATCAGGGAAAGAGTTGCAGATGTCATCACTCTTTATGCTCCATTCGTCCTCCTAGAGGCAGCAGGA GTTGCCTTGGGTGGCATTATAAGAGGAGCAGGTAAACAGACAGTCGGAGCTGTTTGCAACATTGTGGGATATTATGGAATTGGTTTTCCTATCGGAGTGTCGCTGATGTTTGCAGCCAAATTAGGGATCATGG GTCTGTGGACAGgcctgtttacctgtgtgtttctgcagtgcaCATTTCTGATTTTCTATGTGACTAGATTAAACTGGAAGACAGTGACAGATGAG gcTCAAATCAGAGCAGGAGTGCATGGGGTCTCCAAAGACACAA GTCCCCAACCAGATGATGAAGGGTACTCACTCGACCAAACAGACACCCTTGACCTGGCTGAAACTGAGCATGGATCAGCAGAAAATCCAGCGAAGAAGCAGCTCTCCGACAGGGAACTGGTGCTGCGTAGGGGCCTGGCTCTGGCTGTCATGCTATTTGTCCTGGCTGTTGGAATCATTATAAACCTGTTGATCACGAACTTGGtcacatga
- the LOC141008185 gene encoding multidrug and toxin extrusion protein 1-like → MTAYCFLQFFDGFVCVCTGIFLGTGKQKIPAVANFIGYYGIGLSLGVTLMFGAKLRVLGFWLGLLVCVIIQSTFYIIVIFKLNWERITEEAVERAQRNTNMPLLSTAALSDAASQTESNGSSADGYMSVTTEFHDGNPEMQGGHGVQQLKGGRLSTTQLILRRGLTMFAAVSLLAVGASVHFLVPQPEI, encoded by the exons ATGACTGCTTACTGTTTCCTTCAGTTCTTTGATGGTTTTGTG TGTGTGTGCACGGGCATCTTCTTGGGCACGGGCAAACAGAAGATTCCAGCTGTGGCCAATTTCATTGGATACTACGGCATAGGACTTTCACTGGGCGTTACTTTAATGTTTGGTGCCAAACTGAGAGTTTTAG GTTTTTGGCTGGGACTGCTCGTTTGTGTCATTATACAATCCACTTTCTAcatcattgtcatttttaagcTCAACTGGGAGAGAATTACAGAGGAG GCTGTGGAACGAGCGCAGAGAAACACCAACATGCCATTATTAAGCACAGCTGCCCTGTCAGATGCTGCCAGCCAGACCGAAAGTAATGGGAGT TCAGCGGACGGCTACATGTCAGTGACCACCGAGTTCCATGATGGGAACCCAGAGATGCAGGGTGGACATGGGGTCCAGCAGCTGAAGGGTGGCCGTCTCTCCACCACACAGCTCATCCTCAGGCGAGGCCTCACTATGTTTGCAGCAGTTAGTCTTCTGGCCGTGGGAGCAAGCGTGCACTTCCTTGTGCCCCAGCCAGAGATTTAG